The Mycobacterium sp. 3519A genome contains a region encoding:
- a CDS encoding condensation domain-containing protein: MVALGPIHSWQPAAGTVTTWTASPAARESAARATRSDLPASFQQAAHLRGAFYGKALGRELPRLMVVAWDIPGVCDIALMTEAINAHLRRHDTYHSTFEVENGNIYRRVIDDPSEIDFVPASFGVMEPEQIRTHALATTAQTLQWDCFSFGVIQNDDHFTFYASVDHLHIDGMSAGLIFVDIHLMYQNLSQGQPVALPAVGGYADYTARQREKVAAMTLSSPEIKDWIDFAKSTDGDWPSFPLELGDTWASSKGDFVTVELLNEDDTEAFDTACREAGARFSGGVLACAALAEHQLTGNTTYHGFTPSDTRTADVDTMSVGWFASLFPVTVPIGDGEFAGIARAAQDSFNAGKYLANVPFERVLELASVDELRIKLPTKPGMMVSFLDFRKIPVAELWEQTGYGIYGDNLSHGGINMWINRHASRTTVTISFPDNPVARKSVHRYVAALSKAFADVAKITADWIEELAHHANSSTSCVVCASSR; encoded by the coding sequence ATGGTCGCACTCGGTCCCATTCATTCATGGCAGCCGGCAGCGGGCACGGTCACCACGTGGACCGCATCGCCTGCCGCGCGGGAAAGCGCCGCCAGGGCGACCCGAAGCGATCTGCCCGCGAGCTTTCAGCAGGCCGCGCATCTGCGGGGCGCCTTCTACGGCAAGGCGCTCGGGCGGGAACTGCCCCGGCTGATGGTGGTCGCCTGGGACATCCCCGGCGTGTGCGACATCGCGCTGATGACCGAGGCGATCAACGCCCATCTGCGCCGTCACGACACCTACCACAGCACGTTCGAGGTCGAGAACGGCAACATCTACCGGCGAGTCATCGACGACCCCAGCGAAATCGATTTCGTCCCAGCCTCTTTCGGCGTTATGGAGCCCGAGCAGATTCGGACTCATGCGCTGGCGACGACCGCGCAGACCCTGCAGTGGGACTGCTTCAGCTTCGGCGTCATCCAGAACGACGACCACTTCACCTTCTACGCCAGCGTCGACCATCTGCACATCGACGGCATGTCGGCGGGCCTGATCTTCGTCGACATCCACCTGATGTACCAGAACCTGTCGCAGGGCCAGCCCGTCGCCCTTCCCGCGGTCGGCGGTTACGCCGACTACACCGCCCGTCAGCGCGAGAAGGTTGCCGCCATGACCCTGTCGTCGCCGGAGATCAAGGACTGGATCGACTTCGCCAAGAGCACCGACGGCGACTGGCCGAGCTTCCCGCTGGAACTCGGCGACACCTGGGCAAGCAGCAAGGGCGACTTCGTCACCGTCGAGTTGTTGAACGAAGACGACACCGAGGCGTTCGACACCGCATGCCGCGAGGCCGGCGCCCGGTTCTCCGGCGGCGTGCTGGCATGCGCGGCGTTGGCCGAGCACCAACTGACCGGCAACACCACGTATCACGGGTTCACCCCGTCGGACACCCGCACGGCGGACGTCGACACCATGAGCGTCGGATGGTTCGCCAGCCTCTTCCCGGTCACCGTGCCGATCGGCGACGGCGAGTTCGCGGGCATCGCTCGCGCCGCACAGGACTCGTTCAACGCGGGCAAGTACCTGGCGAACGTGCCGTTCGAACGGGTCCTCGAATTGGCGTCGGTGGACGAACTGCGCATCAAGCTGCCCACCAAACCCGGAATGATGGTGTCGTTCCTCGACTTCCGCAAGATCCCGGTCGCCGAACTGTGGGAGCAGACCGGTTACGGCATCTACGGCGACAACCTCTCGCACGGCGGGATCAACATGTGGATCAACCGGCATGCCTCACGCACCACGGTGACGATCTCGTTCCCGGACAACCCGGTTGCGCGCAAATCCGTGCACCGCTACGTCGCGGCGCTGAGCAAGGCCTTCGCCGACGTCGCCAAGATCACCGCGGACTGGATCGAAGAACTGGCCCACCACGCGAATTCGAGCACGTCGTGCGTGGTGTGCGCCTCGAGCCGATGA
- a CDS encoding RND family transporter → MLKKATPQTAKNFDVFSLLGRTVVRLPWLVISAWIALVVVLFMTFPALTKVVENQTIQPLPSQAMTATDQMAKDFHESTQNILVVVMTNKHGLTPADNDTYRAVADKLRSDTTDVSAVQDFVSTPPLRQLMVSKDNQAFYLAVTLKAPPGSPESSAAYQHITQMVKQATAGADLTTHVTGSAAVIGDLSIVTAHDMHVIEIATAALVLLILLVIYRRPVTVLLPLITIGISVASAQGLVSAFTEIGMSVSALTIVLMTAMIVGAGTDYAVFLISRYHEYIRAGMDSDVAVQKALTSIGKVIGASAATVAVTFLGMIFTQLPAFTSVGPALAVSIAVAFLAAVTLLPAVLVLAGRRGWIAPRRPLTDRLWQRSAIHIVRKPKAHLVVSLTILIALGACALFMNPTYNDRMQLPGSAESNLGYSAMADHFSTSALLPEYIYIHSPRDLRNPQSLADMEQMAQRVAQLPNVAAVRGVTRPTGQPIEQTKVSYQAGAVGSKLHDASSQIADKSSDLDKLSGGAHQLASSLAQVRDQVNGAGRSMTAMTVTLSQVQNQLDNPQTAQMLNTVRTYANTVGGDQQAMTGVANSASAMLNALNNNPQCDADPVCSDGRAKLQQLSSSGYDAAPAQRMLSSVQQLTSMMQSAGSSLRSAGINSPQGAQAKIAQMQQGADALANGSAQLAQGVQVLVDQTKKMGGGLNQAADLLLSIKHDASSPSMSGMYVPPQVLTTNDFRNAAKVFISPDGHSARYMVETKFDPFSTDAMDQVQTILDTARGAQPNTTLSDATISMVGTTPMYSAIRSYYDHDLRLIIVLTLVVVFLILVALLRAIVAPLYLIASVVVSYLSALGLGVAFFQFICHQHIYWNVPATAFIVLVAVGADYNLLLISRIREESRNGIRSGIIRAVHSTGGVITSAGIIFAASMFGLMFGSVSTMLQIGFIIGAGLLIDTFVVRTITVPALAAMIGRANWWPTRSRKPAAR, encoded by the coding sequence GTGTTGAAGAAAGCCACCCCGCAGACCGCGAAAAATTTCGATGTTTTCTCGCTGTTGGGGCGCACCGTGGTGCGCCTGCCCTGGCTGGTCATCTCCGCGTGGATCGCCTTGGTGGTCGTGTTGTTCATGACCTTCCCGGCGCTGACCAAGGTCGTCGAGAACCAGACGATCCAACCGCTGCCGTCGCAGGCAATGACGGCCACCGACCAGATGGCCAAGGATTTTCACGAGTCGACGCAGAACATCCTCGTCGTGGTCATGACCAACAAGCACGGCCTGACACCCGCCGACAACGACACCTACCGCGCGGTGGCCGACAAGCTCCGCAGCGACACCACTGACGTGTCCGCCGTGCAGGATTTCGTCAGCACTCCCCCGTTGCGGCAGTTGATGGTCAGCAAGGACAACCAGGCGTTCTATCTGGCCGTGACGTTGAAGGCGCCACCCGGATCGCCCGAATCGTCGGCGGCATACCAACACATCACCCAAATGGTCAAACAAGCCACCGCCGGCGCCGACCTCACCACCCACGTCACCGGATCGGCTGCCGTCATCGGAGACCTCTCGATCGTCACCGCCCACGACATGCACGTGATCGAGATCGCCACCGCCGCACTGGTGTTGCTGATCCTCCTGGTCATCTACCGGCGCCCCGTCACAGTGCTGCTTCCGCTGATCACGATCGGGATCTCCGTCGCGTCGGCGCAGGGATTGGTGTCGGCGTTCACCGAGATCGGGATGAGCGTCTCGGCCCTGACCATCGTGTTGATGACGGCGATGATCGTCGGTGCGGGAACGGACTACGCGGTGTTCCTGATCAGCCGCTACCACGAGTACATCCGCGCCGGAATGGATTCCGACGTGGCCGTGCAGAAAGCGCTCACCTCGATCGGCAAGGTGATCGGCGCGTCGGCGGCCACCGTGGCCGTCACCTTCCTTGGCATGATCTTCACCCAACTGCCCGCGTTCACCAGTGTGGGTCCGGCGCTGGCGGTTTCGATCGCGGTGGCGTTCCTCGCGGCGGTCACGCTGTTGCCCGCGGTGCTGGTGCTGGCGGGCAGGCGCGGATGGATCGCGCCGCGACGACCGCTCACCGACCGGCTGTGGCAGCGCTCGGCGATCCACATCGTCCGCAAACCCAAGGCGCATCTGGTGGTCAGCCTGACCATCCTGATCGCACTCGGCGCCTGCGCACTGTTCATGAACCCGACGTACAACGACCGCATGCAGTTGCCGGGCTCGGCGGAAAGCAACTTGGGGTATTCCGCTATGGCAGACCACTTCTCGACAAGCGCGTTGCTGCCGGAGTACATCTACATCCACTCGCCTCGCGATTTGCGGAATCCGCAGTCGCTGGCCGATATGGAGCAGATGGCGCAGCGGGTGGCGCAGTTGCCCAACGTTGCGGCGGTGCGCGGCGTCACCCGTCCGACGGGCCAGCCGATCGAGCAGACCAAGGTCAGCTATCAAGCCGGGGCGGTCGGCTCGAAACTGCATGACGCGTCGTCTCAGATCGCGGACAAGTCAAGCGATCTGGACAAGTTGAGCGGCGGCGCTCACCAGCTGGCCAGCAGCCTTGCCCAGGTGCGCGACCAGGTGAACGGCGCCGGCCGCTCGATGACGGCGATGACGGTGACGTTGAGCCAGGTGCAGAACCAGCTCGACAATCCGCAGACGGCACAGATGCTGAACACCGTCCGTACCTACGCCAACACCGTCGGCGGCGATCAGCAGGCGATGACCGGGGTCGCGAACTCCGCGTCGGCGATGCTGAACGCACTGAACAACAATCCGCAGTGCGACGCCGACCCGGTGTGCAGCGATGGCCGCGCCAAGCTGCAGCAGCTGTCCTCGTCGGGCTACGACGCGGCGCCTGCGCAGCGCATGCTGTCCTCGGTCCAGCAGCTGACCTCGATGATGCAGTCGGCGGGCAGCAGCCTGCGCTCGGCCGGGATCAACAGCCCGCAGGGCGCGCAAGCGAAGATCGCGCAGATGCAGCAGGGCGCCGACGCGCTCGCGAACGGCAGCGCGCAACTGGCCCAGGGTGTCCAGGTGCTCGTCGATCAGACCAAGAAGATGGGCGGAGGCCTGAACCAGGCGGCCGATCTGCTGCTGTCGATCAAGCACGACGCGTCGTCACCGTCGATGTCGGGCATGTACGTGCCGCCGCAGGTGCTGACGACCAACGACTTCCGCAACGCCGCGAAGGTGTTCATCTCGCCGGACGGGCACAGCGCCCGGTACATGGTCGAGACGAAGTTCGATCCGTTCAGCACCGACGCGATGGACCAGGTGCAGACGATTCTGGACACCGCGCGGGGTGCGCAACCGAACACGACGCTGTCGGACGCCACGATCTCCATGGTCGGCACCACCCCGATGTACAGCGCGATCCGCAGCTACTACGACCATGATCTGCGGCTGATCATCGTGTTGACCCTGGTGGTCGTCTTCCTGATCCTGGTCGCCCTGCTCCGCGCGATCGTCGCGCCGCTGTATCTGATTGCCTCCGTGGTGGTCTCGTACCTGTCGGCGCTGGGGCTCGGGGTGGCGTTCTTCCAGTTCATCTGCCACCAACACATCTACTGGAATGTGCCTGCCACCGCTTTCATCGTGTTGGTCGCGGTCGGCGCGGACTACAACCTGCTGCTGATCAGCCGCATCCGGGAGGAATCCCGCAACGGCATCCGCTCAGGGATCATCCGGGCCGTGCACTCGACCGGCGGTGTGATCACCTCGGCAGGCATCATCTTCGCGGCGTCGATGTTCGGTCTGATGTTCGGCAGTGTCTCCACGATGCTGCAGATCGGGTTCATCATCGGCGCGGGCCTGTTGATCGACACCTTCGTGGTGCGCACCATCACCGTGCCCGCACTGGCCGCGATGATCGGGCGCGCCAATTGGTGGCCGACGAGGTCACGCAAGCCCGCGGCCAGGTAG